Proteins encoded by one window of Coriobacteriia bacterium:
- a CDS encoding tryptophan synthase subunit alpha, with amino-acid sequence MPTDAAEARRAGGAGAPGGLRRGFPAGRAALVTYLMAGYPDRERSLAALRAAAAAGADVVEIGVPFSDPLADGPVIQQAAEEARRAAGGPFGLAETIALAAEFLGEEGCDGPPVALMTYLNPMLRLGLAETARRAVAAGVSGFIVPDMPFDAAGMWLEAAEGLDTVLLAAPTSTPERLARIGAESSGFVYCVSSLGVTGERSELSEELAGYVRRVKAATDLPVAVGFGVGTPDQACAVARVADGVVVGSAIVRLQEDAAAVAAFVGSLAEAVRGARQRCP; translated from the coding sequence GTGCCGACTGATGCCGCCGAAGCCCGGCGCGCGGGAGGGGCAGGGGCGCCGGGCGGGCTGCGCCGCGGCTTCCCCGCCGGGCGCGCGGCCCTCGTGACCTACCTCATGGCCGGCTACCCGGACCGGGAGCGCTCGCTGGCCGCGTTGCGGGCGGCGGCGGCTGCCGGGGCCGACGTCGTCGAGATCGGCGTGCCCTTCTCCGACCCGCTGGCCGACGGCCCCGTGATCCAGCAGGCGGCCGAAGAGGCGCGCCGGGCCGCGGGAGGGCCCTTCGGCCTCGCGGAGACGATAGCGCTCGCGGCGGAGTTCCTCGGCGAGGAGGGCTGCGACGGACCGCCCGTGGCTCTGATGACCTACCTCAACCCGATGCTGCGCCTCGGCCTTGCCGAGACGGCGCGAAGGGCGGTCGCGGCAGGCGTGTCGGGCTTCATCGTCCCCGACATGCCCTTCGACGCCGCGGGCATGTGGCTGGAGGCGGCCGAGGGGCTGGACACCGTCCTCCTCGCCGCGCCGACCTCCACGCCGGAGCGGCTGGCGCGCATAGGGGCGGAGTCGAGCGGCTTCGTGTACTGCGTGTCCTCCCTGGGGGTGACCGGGGAGCGGAGCGAGCTGTCCGAGGAGCTCGCCGGCTACGTGCGGCGCGTGAAGGCCGCCACCGACCTCCCCGTCGCGGTCGGCTTCGGCGTCGGGACGCCGGACCAGGCGTGCGCGGTGGCGCGGGTCGCCGACGGGGTGGTCGTCGGCTCCGCGATCGTCCGCCTCCAGGAGGACGCCGCCGCGGTGGCCGCCTTCGTGGGCTCGCTGGCCGAGGCGGTGCGCGGCGCGCGACAGCGGTGCCCGTAG
- a CDS encoding phosphoribosylanthranilate isomerase, whose amino-acid sequence MRRTRVKICGLTDPADAAAAVRAGADAVGVVLADGPRRLTLDAAERVLAEVPPMVARVGVFVDAPEALVAEAVRRLGLTAVQFHGAEPPEACASCVAPVIKAFRVREGFSAHGIDPYRRSAAAVLLDTFVEGVAGGTGRTFPWERFRDSLPEGLPVIVAGGLDPVNVGSAVRALRPYAVDVSSGVEELPGAKDHVKVEAFVAAVRNADSEMRRARA is encoded by the coding sequence CAAGATCTGCGGCCTGACGGACCCGGCCGATGCGGCGGCGGCCGTGCGCGCGGGGGCCGACGCGGTCGGCGTCGTGCTCGCCGACGGCCCTCGCCGGCTCACGCTGGACGCCGCCGAACGGGTGCTGGCCGAGGTCCCCCCGATGGTCGCCCGCGTCGGCGTGTTCGTGGACGCTCCGGAGGCGCTGGTCGCCGAAGCCGTGCGGCGGCTCGGGCTCACCGCCGTCCAGTTCCACGGGGCCGAGCCGCCCGAGGCGTGCGCGAGCTGCGTCGCGCCCGTGATCAAGGCGTTCCGCGTGCGGGAGGGCTTCTCGGCGCACGGGATCGACCCGTACCGGCGATCGGCGGCCGCCGTGCTGCTCGACACGTTCGTCGAGGGGGTCGCCGGCGGCACGGGCAGGACGTTTCCCTGGGAGCGCTTCCGCGACTCGCTTCCGGAAGGGCTGCCGGTGATAGTGGCCGGCGGGCTCGATCCGGTGAACGTAGGCTCGGCGGTGCGTGCTCTGCGGCCCTACGCCGTCGACGTGTCCTCGGGTGTGGAGGAGCTGCCCGGGGCGAAGGACCACGTCAAGGTCGAGGCGTTCGTGGCGGCCGTTCGCAACGCCGACTCGGAGATGCGGAGGGCGCGCGCGTGA
- a CDS encoding DUF2254 domain-containing protein — protein MDVHVLQHLRERLRTSLWFVPAILVLASLVAAVLLFRLDQVLSLSPEWKRLLLAFGGGPESARAILETIAGSMLTLTGLVFSITILVLQLASSQYSPRTLRSFLRDRPSKLALGVFLGTFAFALAGLLAVRQEGPGREEFVPGLTVGAAFVMVLVSLGLFVYYIHHIAQRIRITSITASIEKETASLIEELYGEEAELRGPPAVPAGGAREVAAPRAGYVVNVDVERLVRAAARADAVIQLVARVGSFVPQGAPVLRVHGAVVDHEPELGDYVTLDDERTLEQDAAYGFRQLVDIAIRALSPSLNDPTSAVNAIDRLHALLRRLGEKRAPSGVLCDDAGEPRLIVPVRVFPEYLQLSVEEIARYGGDAPQVRERLGAMLADLERSVRAEYRPHVRQALRDVTASG, from the coding sequence ATGGACGTGCACGTGCTGCAGCACCTGCGCGAGCGGCTGCGCACGAGCCTGTGGTTCGTCCCGGCGATCCTGGTCTTGGCCAGCCTCGTCGCGGCGGTGCTCCTGTTCCGGCTGGACCAGGTCCTGAGCCTGTCGCCCGAGTGGAAGCGCTTGTTGCTGGCGTTCGGGGGAGGTCCCGAGTCGGCCCGCGCCATCCTCGAGACGATCGCGGGCTCGATGCTCACGCTCACCGGTCTCGTGTTCTCCATCACCATCCTGGTCCTGCAGCTCGCCAGCTCGCAGTACTCGCCGAGGACGTTGCGCTCCTTCCTTCGCGACCGCCCCAGCAAGCTCGCCCTCGGCGTCTTCCTCGGGACGTTCGCGTTCGCGCTCGCGGGCCTGCTGGCCGTCCGCCAGGAGGGCCCCGGCCGCGAGGAGTTCGTGCCCGGGCTCACGGTCGGAGCCGCCTTCGTGATGGTGCTGGTCAGCCTCGGGCTGTTCGTCTACTACATCCACCACATCGCCCAGAGGATCAGGATCACGAGCATCACGGCCTCCATCGAGAAGGAGACCGCCTCGCTGATCGAGGAGCTCTACGGCGAGGAGGCGGAGCTTCGGGGTCCTCCCGCGGTTCCCGCGGGCGGCGCGCGCGAGGTCGCGGCGCCTCGTGCGGGATACGTCGTCAACGTCGACGTGGAGCGGCTCGTCCGGGCCGCCGCCCGGGCCGACGCGGTCATCCAGCTCGTGGCGCGCGTCGGTTCCTTCGTGCCGCAGGGCGCCCCGGTGCTGCGCGTGCACGGCGCCGTCGTCGACCACGAACCCGAGCTGGGCGACTACGTCACGCTGGACGACGAACGCACGCTGGAACAGGACGCCGCGTACGGGTTCCGGCAGCTCGTCGACATCGCCATCCGGGCGCTGTCGCCCAGCCTCAACGACCCGACGTCGGCCGTGAACGCGATAGACAGGCTGCACGCGCTGCTTCGGCGCCTCGGCGAGAAGCGCGCCCCCTCGGGAGTGCTCTGCGACGACGCGGGCGAGCCGAGGCTGATCGTGCCCGTCAGGGTCTTCCCGGAGTACCTGCAGCTCTCGGTCGAGGAGATCGCCCGTTACGGCGGCGATGCGCCGCAGGTCCGCGAGCGGCTCGGCGCGATGCTCGCGGACCTGGAGCGGTCGGTGCGCGCCGAGTACCGGCCCCACGTGCGGCAGGCGCTGCGCGACGTGACCGCCTCCGGATGA
- the trpB gene encoding tryptophan synthase subunit beta: MPALAALASGFREAWADPAFRGELDALLRDYVGRPTPLYMARRLAAETGLAHVLLKREDLAHTGAHKVNNTLGQCLLAHRMGKRRVIAETGAGQHGVATATTAALLGLECSVFMGVEDIRRQALNVYKMRLLGAEVVPVSDGAGTLANAVTAALRHWVERVEDTFYVLGSALGPHPYPLIVRELQSVIGEEILQQLAERGMTVRDVDAVAACVGGGSNAIGTFHPFLREVPVGERPLLVGAEAGGEGVDTPRHGASMTRGEPGVLHGHYSYLLQDEAGNPLEAHSISAGLDYPGVGPEHAYLRDAGLVRYEPVTDAEALEAFALLCRTEGIIPAVESSHALALLPRLAEELGPRATVVVTVSGRGDKDIDVVREAGLGAD, from the coding sequence ATGCCCGCGCTCGCCGCGCTCGCCTCGGGGTTCCGAGAGGCGTGGGCCGACCCCGCCTTCCGCGGCGAGCTGGATGCGCTGCTGCGCGACTACGTCGGCCGCCCGACGCCGCTGTACATGGCGCGGCGCCTCGCGGCGGAGACCGGGCTCGCGCACGTGCTGCTCAAGCGCGAGGACCTCGCCCACACCGGCGCGCACAAGGTGAACAACACCCTCGGCCAGTGCCTGCTCGCGCATCGCATGGGCAAGCGGCGCGTGATCGCCGAGACGGGCGCCGGACAGCACGGAGTGGCGACCGCCACCACCGCCGCGCTGCTGGGCTTGGAGTGCTCGGTCTTCATGGGCGTGGAGGACATCCGGCGCCAGGCCCTCAACGTCTACAAGATGCGGCTGCTCGGGGCCGAGGTCGTCCCGGTCTCCGATGGGGCCGGGACGCTCGCGAACGCCGTCACCGCGGCCCTGCGGCACTGGGTGGAGCGCGTCGAGGATACCTTCTACGTGCTGGGCAGCGCGCTGGGCCCGCATCCCTACCCCTTGATCGTCCGCGAGCTGCAGTCGGTGATCGGCGAGGAGATCCTCCAGCAGCTCGCCGAGCGCGGCATGACGGTGCGCGACGTCGACGCGGTGGCGGCCTGCGTCGGCGGCGGCAGCAACGCCATCGGGACCTTCCACCCCTTCCTGCGCGAGGTCCCCGTCGGGGAGCGTCCGCTGCTGGTGGGCGCCGAGGCCGGCGGCGAAGGTGTCGACACGCCCAGGCACGGTGCGTCGATGACCCGCGGGGAGCCCGGCGTGCTGCACGGGCACTACAGCTACCTGCTCCAGGACGAGGCCGGCAACCCCCTCGAGGCCCATTCGATCTCGGCGGGGCTCGACTACCCTGGGGTGGGACCCGAGCACGCGTACCTGCGCGACGCCGGACTCGTGCGCTACGAGCCGGTGACCGACGCCGAGGCGCTGGAGGCCTTCGCGCTGCTGTGCCGCACCGAGGGCATCATCCCGGCGGTCGAGTCGAGTCACGCGCTGGCGCTCCTGCCGAGGCTGGCCGAGGAGCTCGGTCCGCGTGCTACCGTCGTCGTCACCGTGTCGGGGCGCGGCGACAAGGACATCGATGTGGTGAGGGAGGCGGGACTCGGTGCCGACTGA